The DNA window TCGACGAGACCGGCTACGGCGTCTACGAGCACAAGATCCACAAGAACCGCTACAACACGGGTTTCGTCGCCCGATGGATGCTGGAACGTCGGGCCGTCGGCGTGCTCTGGGCCGACGAGCGGACCAGGGTGACCGCGATCGGCGTCCCCATGGGCGTGATCGCCGGCATCATCCCGGTCACCAACCCCACCGCGACCACGCTGTTCAAGAGCCTGGCCGCGCTCAAGTCGGGTAACGCCGTCGTCCACGCCCCGCATCCGCGGGCCGCCCGGTGCACCCTGCGGGCGGCCGAGATCATGGCCGAGGCGGCCGTCGGGGCCGGCGCCCCCGAGGGCATCATCGGCTGCCTGGAGAACCCCACCCTGCCGGCCACCCAGGAACTGATGCGGCGGCCGGAGATCTCCCTCGTGCTGGCCACCGGCGGGCCGGGGATGGTCCGCGCGGCCTACTCCAGCGGTAAACCGACGATCGCCGTCGGCGCCGGCAACGTGCCCGCCTACGTCGGGGCCAGCGTCGCCGACCCGGCCGAGGCCGCCGAGATGATCATCACCTCGAAGTCCTTCGACAACGGGACCGCCTGCGTCGCCGAACAATCCGTGGTCGTCCACGACGCGGTGGCACCCGCGTTCCTCGCCGCGTTCGAAGCCAAGGGTGCCTTCTGGATGAACCCGGATCAGCAGGCCGCCCTGGCCGCCGTGCTCTTCGACGAGCGCGGCGCCATGCGACCGGCCTCGGTCGGCCAGAGCGCCCGGCGACTGGCCGAGCTGTCCGGCTTCACCGTCCCGTCCGACACCCGGGTGCTGGCCGCGCGGCTGACGACCGTCGGGGTCGGCACCCCGCTGTCCCGGGAGATCCTCGGTCCGGTGCTGTCGGTCTACACCGCGCCCGATGTGGCGGCCGCGCGCGCCCGGTGCCGGGAGATCCTTGCGCTGGACGGTGAGGGGCACACCGCGGCCGTGCACGCCGCCGACCCCGACGAGATCGCCCCGTTCACCTCCCTGCCCGCCGGGCGGATCGTCATCAACACCCCCGCCCTGTTCGGCGGGATGGGCTTCTCGGCCGAGGTCGACCCGTCGTTCCAACTCGGCACCGGAACGTGGAGCGGGTCCATCTGCTCGGACAACGTCACCCCGCTGCACCTGATCAACATCACCCGGGTCGCCCACGAGGTGCGCCCGTGGCGGCAGGTCTACGACCCGGTGGAGCTGTGAGATGCGCAGCAATGGAACAGCTCTCGTGAGCGGCGTCGAGGACCTGCTGCACCGGGCCGCCGAACGGCTGGACAGTGCCGAGCCCGGTGACGCCGTCGGCCCACTGCAGGTCGGCGTCGACCTGGGCACGGCCAGCTGCGTGCTGACCGTCCTGGCTGGTCCGGACGACGACCTGCGTCCAGTCTGGGTGGGGCGCGAGAGCAGCGGCGCCCTACGCGACGGAGTGGTTGTCGACTTCGCCCGGGCGGCCGCCACCATCGGTCGACTCAAGCAGGCCGCCGAGGACGCGCTCGGCGTCACCCTGGAAGCCACCGCCACCGCCTATCCGCCGTGCGTCCCGCTGGCCGACGCCCGCGCCTGCCGGTTCGTCTGCGAGGCCGCGGGTTTCGACCGCGTCGACCTGGTCGACGAGGTAACCGCCGCGCAACGGACGCTGCAGGTGGTCGACGGGGTGGTCGTCGACGTCGGCGGCGGCTCCACCGGGGTCGGGGTCTTCCGGCGCGGCGAACTGGTCGCGTTGGACGACCGGCCGGGTGGCGGGCACCACCTCGACCTCGTGCTGGCCGGGGCGCTGGGGCTGTCCCTGTCCGACGCCGAGGCCCACAAGCGCACCCACCCTCGGCAGTCCCTGCCGATCCTGGTGCCCGGACTGCAACGCATCGCCGAGAACGTCCGCGCCCTGACCGTCGAAGCCGCCGACCTGCCCCTGCATCTGGCCGGCGGCGCGCTGATGATCGACGGCGCCGGGGCCGTGCTGTCCACCTACCTGGAGAGAACCGTGGTGACCTACCCGCACGCCCTGCTCATCACCCCGCTGGGGATCGCGAGGTCGGCCTCATGAGCGGGGCTCGCCGAGCGAACTATCGACACCGCGACGGCGTCCGCGCCGGGGCGACTGAGCTAGCGAAGTACGAACCCGGAAGGACGACGTCATGACCTCGCCGACCTTGCGGACGTACGCGTTCATCGACCGGATGCAGCCGCAGTGCGCGGCGCACATCGCGGCCACCAGTCCCGGTGACGTGCCGCTGGCCGGGATGGCCGAGCTGTACATCGAGATGGCCCCGGGCAACGAGGTCTTCCGCGCCGCCGACATCGCGCTGAAGGCGGCCGGGGTCCGGCCGGCCCTGCAGAT is part of the Nakamurella flava genome and encodes:
- a CDS encoding aldehyde dehydrogenase family protein, translating into MTATLDADLVGLADVRAKARAARRAFDELAGADQETLDHIVRAMARAGTRASEELARLAVDETGYGVYEHKIHKNRYNTGFVARWMLERRAVGVLWADERTRVTAIGVPMGVIAGIIPVTNPTATTLFKSLAALKSGNAVVHAPHPRAARCTLRAAEIMAEAAVGAGAPEGIIGCLENPTLPATQELMRRPEISLVLATGGPGMVRAAYSSGKPTIAVGAGNVPAYVGASVADPAEAAEMIITSKSFDNGTACVAEQSVVVHDAVAPAFLAAFEAKGAFWMNPDQQAALAAVLFDERGAMRPASVGQSARRLAELSGFTVPSDTRVLAARLTTVGVGTPLSREILGPVLSVYTAPDVAAARARCREILALDGEGHTAAVHAADPDEIAPFTSLPAGRIVINTPALFGGMGFSAEVDPSFQLGTGTWSGSICSDNVTPLHLINITRVAHEVRPWRQVYDPVEL
- the eutJ gene encoding ethanolamine utilization protein EutJ; translated protein: MSGVEDLLHRAAERLDSAEPGDAVGPLQVGVDLGTASCVLTVLAGPDDDLRPVWVGRESSGALRDGVVVDFARAAATIGRLKQAAEDALGVTLEATATAYPPCVPLADARACRFVCEAAGFDRVDLVDEVTAAQRTLQVVDGVVVDVGGGSTGVGVFRRGELVALDDRPGGGHHLDLVLAGALGLSLSDAEAHKRTHPRQSLPILVPGLQRIAENVRALTVEAADLPLHLAGGALMIDGAGAVLSTYLERTVVTYPHALLITPLGIARSAS